Proteins from a single region of Drosophila biarmipes strain raj3 chromosome 3R, RU_DBia_V1.1, whole genome shotgun sequence:
- the LOC108031792 gene encoding general transcription factor IIF subunit 2: MSKDEKDKTQIIDKDLDLSNAGRGVWLVKVPKYIAQKWEKAPTNMDVGKLRINKTPGQKAQVSLSLTPAVLALDPDEKIPTEHVLDVSQVTKQTLGVFSHMAPSDGKENSTTPAAQPDNEKLYMEGRIVQKLECRPIADNCYMKLKLESIRKASEPQRRVQPIDKIVQNFKPVKDHAHNIEYRERKKAEGKKARDDKNAVMDMLFHAFEKHQYYNIKDLVKITNQPISYLKEILKDVCDYNMKNPHKNMWELKKEYRHYKTEEKKEEEHKSGSSDSE; the protein is encoded by the exons ATGTCGAAGGACGAGAAGGACAAAACTCAGATCATTGACAAGGACCTGGACCTGTCCAACGCCGGACGCGGCGTGTGGCTGGTCAAGGTGCCCAAGTACATAGCCCAGAAGTGGGAGAAGGCCCCCACGAACATGGACGTGGGCAAGCTGCGGATCAACAAGACGCCGGGCCAGAAGGCACAGGTGTCGCTCTCTCTCACGCCCGCGGTACTGGCCCTCGATCCCGACGAGAAGATACCCACGGAGCACGTCCTGGACGTGTCGCAGGTCACCAAGCAGACGCTCGGCGTATTCTCGCACATGGCTCCGTCCGATGGCAAGGAGAACTCCACAACTCCGGCCGCGCAACCGGACAACGAGAAGCTGTACATGGAGGGCAGAATAGTGCAGAAGCTGGAGTGCCGGCCCATAGCAGACAATTGCTACATGAAGCTCAAGCTGGAGTCCATTCGCAAGGCATCGGAGCCTCAGCGCCGGGTGCAGCCCATCGACAAGATCGTCCAGAACTTCAAGCCCGTCAAGGATCATGCACACAAT ATTGAGTACCGGGAGCGCAAGAAGGCGGAGGGCAAGAAGGCGCGAGACGACAAGAATGCCGTGATGGACATGCTCTTCCACGCCTTCGAGAAGCACCAGTACTATAACATCAAGGACCTGGTCAAGATCACCAACCAGCCCATCAGCTACCTGAAGGAGATTCTCAAGGATGTCTGCGATTACAACATGAAGAATCCGCACAAGAACATGTGGGAGCTCAAGAAGGAGTATCGGCACTACAAGACTGAGGAGAaaaaggaggaggagcacAAATCGGGCAGCAGCGATTCGGAATAG